GTTTTGACAAGATCATCAGAGTAGGTTTGCCATCAGAGGATGGAAGATATGCTATTTTGAAGGTATTTCACCACTGCAACTGTTATTTGCTCTGATCTTGTTTTCCTCTACTATCTCACcatctttaatttcttttgatcTCATTTCTTTATAATGCACACTAGGTGCATGCTAGGAATAAATTTTTTCGTTCAGAGGAGGAAAAACATACATTACTGAAGGAAATTTCTGAGCTGACTGAAGATTTTACCGGGGCAGAGCTACAAAATATACTGTAAATAATCTTTTGGGATGTTGCTGCACCTGTCTATCATGAGAATATCAGCTAATATTATCTTGAACTAATTAACAGGAATGAAGCTGGAATTTTGACAGCTAGGAAGGATTTGGATTACATTGGACGAGATGAGCTGCTTGAGGCATTAAAAAGGGTTGGTGTTTCTTAGCTTCGTTCTGGCTGggcaataatattatttatgacatTTTGAATCATCTTCGGTGCAAGTTTACAATGTGATAAATCTTATGGATTTGCAGCAAAAAGGAACATTTGAAACTGGGCAAGAGGATAGTACTGATATTCCTGAAGAATTAAAACTCAGATTGGCATACAGAGAAGCAGCTGTTGCTGTTCTTGCATGTTATTTTCCTGAGCCCCATCGTCCTATTTTAGAGGTCATTTCGGTTTTATAGAAAGTTCCATGTGTTTGTGCATACATTATTATTTCAACTGTGTTATTGGGTGTTTATCTTTTGCAGACTGATATAAATTCTATCCGTAGCCAGCCAAATATGCGTTATACTGAAATTTCTGGTCAGGTTTTTGCAAGGAAATCAGATTACATAAACTCTATAGTTCGTGCTTGTGCTCGTAAGTTGTTTTTAGTTTCAGGACATTTTGGAAAGTCTTATTTGCAATCTGATAGTACTTTCATTTATTTGACTTTCATCATTTAGATATTGTTGTTTAAAACATTACATATTCTGTTTCTTGAATcttgaataataattatactaGATTAAATGAAAATTAGTGGTATGGGGGCGGTGCTGTTATACTCTGTCACTGTTATTCAAAAGATTTTTTTGGTTAGTAATGCCTTTTGCTTTTTTATTGTGGCACccaatttatataaaaagttttatcTCCTGAATAAATGATTGGTTTTGATGAATTTATAGCGGTGAGTTCAACATGTTAACCTCAAGTgtacaataaattattttgctCGTGAAAACCAACAGAGGCAAGGTTCTTAATGTAAACTTAAATTTGTATTTCGTATACTCTTTAACAGAAGAATACAAAGAACTTCCTGTAGTTAGCCACAAGATGATTATCTAAGATTGGTTCTTAATGTAAACTTAAATTTGTATTTCGTATACTCTTTAACAGAAGAATACAAAGAACTTCCTGTAGTTAGCCACAAGATGATTATCTAAGATTGGTACTTTGGTTATTGAGttcttttgcatattaaaatttgtttgtagCAAGAGTAATTGAGGAGGAGATGTTTGGGATTGACAATATGTGTTGGATCTCTGCAAAGGCAACATTAGAAGCTTCAAGGCGTGCAGAGTTTTTGATTCTGCAGACAGGAATGACTGCTTTTGGGAAAGCATATTACAAAAACTATAGTGATCTTGTGCCCAATGTATGTTAATGGGAACTAACGGCTTGTGCTTTAATACACATTTTTTCCCTTAACAGAAATGTTTGAGAAGTATAGTTGTATCACAACTCATGTTGAACATTTTATACAGCTTGCAATCAAGCTTGAAGCACTTAGGGATGAGTATATGCGTTATGCTACTGAGAAGTGCTCATCGGTGCTAAAAGAATACCATTTGGCAGTTGAGACAATCACAGGTCTGGTTCTCtcgtgagtttttttttttgttaaccaATGAGCCATCTCTTACTGGTATTTATTTAGTTCATGATAATCGAGACCTACTTTTAGAAATTAACTTTTTCTGTATTGCATTACTTGGCAATTATTGATACTTTCACATGAAGAGGTGCACGGGAAAAAATGCTACATGTTTACTTGTTTTGCAGATATTTTGCTTGAAAAGGGTAAAATCGAAGCTGAGGAGATTTGGGACATCTATAAGAGTGCTCCTCGTGTAGCTCAGGTTAGATCATGAACTGAAGTGGAGCAGCACGTTGTCATGTTTTTTCATTTACCGGCCATTAAAATTGTTATACTTGTGCTTGTGTGTGGGATTGAGATTTCCTATTGATACAATTTTTGGTATTTAATGCATGATTTGGAGGTATTCTCACATTTCATCAAGTGATTTGGCAGATATTTATTACTTGTGtcatttattgaattttttacgCATTACAAAGTTTTTGTTAGGCAGGCCCTATCCccaatctttctttttttaatatcaatattCTTGGTTGAATAAATGATAATCTTTTGAGATTGAATTTTTTTCCGAGTCTTGTTTAGTCTCCTGTCAGACAAGTTGATGAATATGGAGCACTGATTTATGCTGGACGATGGGGAATCCATGGGATCAGTCTTCCTGGAAGGGTTACATTTGCACCTGGCAACGTTGGATTTTCGACCTTTGGGGCACCTCGTCCTTCAGAGGTACAATTGGAAGCCTTTTATATAAGGTTCCATAGTTTGTCATACAACTGATTTGTGCTCTTTCATTTTTCCTTCGTTTTACTGTAGACACAAAATGTTAGTGATGAAACTTGGAAACTAGTAGATGATATCTGGGATAAAAGGGTTCAAAACATTAAAGATGAAGCTACAAAAGTGATCGAAGAGGAGAAGGAAAAGCCACAACTTCTAATGGCTAGCCATTTTCTTTGAGAGCAACTTAAATTTGACATACAGGTTTGTTAGCATTTAGTTATATTCCAACTTCAATTATCTCTAGAGTTCATAATTTTCGTTTTGGTTTTGGTTGTGGGGAGTAAATGAATAAGGTGACAATTGGAGCATGATTTATTTAACATCAATTGTCATTTACAGATGCATCTATTTATTGGGAAAAGAACATAATCAATCATGTCCGGAAATAGCAACAACGGGTCAAACTAAGTACGCATGTTTTCTCTCATCTGATGTAATTTGCACTGTAAAACTTCGTGCTGCCCTTTTCTTTGAGAAGCTGCCCTTGCCCACAGTTCTTTTTCAATATGAATATCAACCTTGGATGCATATCATCAAAAGGAAGATTGATATATTTTTGACCAAGCTGAAGGGTActtataaatattcaaatatcatCGAAACCTTTTTGCCACAGATGGAGCTCTAAGGGTTTTGGTGTGAGCTGTTACGTGAAAGGCTTTGCTACCCACATTGTAATTTCTCACGGGGATTATTGAGAGAattgtaaatttattaaattatccCTCATGTTTCAATAGTTACTTTGTAATCGTTCTCTTTAGTGgtaaattaaagtggtaaaattGTTGCACCACTTTTCCTTTACATGAATTTTTGAATAACCTACCCTGCTCTGCAGACGACAGTTTAGCTCATGTAGACATCCCACATTAGATATGATGTGAAAGTGAAGTGATGTATACCAAAAGGGGTGTGCCAATATTAGTactctatattttattaattcagTAGCCTTCGTATAAAATAATTCCTGACATTGATATTCATCTTACTCTTTGTTGAGTTGAGGATTGTGAAGATTGCCTTGGATACACATCCATGATTCTAGCAATACCTTGCAGCCCCTCCTCTTTAGCATTGTATTACTTACTCCATTCAGGAGAGTTAGTGCCATGCATTTCTGAATCCTAGATGTATTCACTGTTTGGATGGACTCTATAATTTATACTtgtaataataacaacaattatAAAAGGACATTAAGGATGTGTTTGCAATACACTATTCAAGAGAAAAAGCGAGGAATTGTTTGTGAGATTGATTGTGTTCATTTCGGTTGATCTTCGACAATGAAATTACgctaatttgtttctttttttatcatttcgcTATTTCGGTGCAAATGATTTACAGTgattttctataaaatataatctaTCCTcgtaactttttaaaatatcacaAGAAAGATAACACGTTAAAATGTGTATTTACTTTGAGGCAGTTGTGTGAGTGTTGTGCTGAACTGAAGTTTGGTTGGTTGGGAGCAACAAAGGACGAGGTTGatggttgaaaatgaagaaaatagtgGTTGAAGACGAAGAATGAAGATGCAAAAGAGGAGAAACCATCGTCGTATTCAGTTCTAGGAGAACCGTATTCGGTTCCACCTCAAGCAAGAAAATTGAATGGGATTGTATTCGGTTTCTTGTTAGTATACTTAGTTCCCCTCCTGTGAGATTCGGTTCGCTGTCGTTGTATTCGGTTCCTCCTCCATTATATTCGATTCTTGCTTCATGTATTCGCAAGGAAAAGTGTGTATTCGGTTCCTACCTTCATGCTATTCGATTCCCGCTTCGTGTAGATGTGTGTATTTGATTCCATGGGTTCCCACTTCCATGCTATTCGGTTCCATGGTTTTCAGCCTATCAATATCACCATTTCAATGAAACTGAGTTCTCTTTGTTGAAGGCTCAAGAGCAAGCATATTCGTCCCTCCTTGGGAGGTCTCCTCTTATGGTAGGACTCACCAAAAGGAGCAGGTACCATATAGCTCGAAcctctttatttttcatctcaTGAGAGTTTGTAACAGAGTTcaattgttttattgttttttctggTGAGGTCCATTGTTCTTTACAATGTAGTTTATCTAATTAGAAATCACTTTTTTTAGTCTTGTGCACATGTACCTAGAAATTAAAGCATACATATAATCAAGGTGGGTGGTTAAGATGCTGCTATGAATTTTGACCTTTTCCATGGGTCTAGATTTGAATCCCGAGATGAAAATTTCTCTACTTGGTGAACAACTCTTTCTTGTAAGATCCACTGAAACTTGGGGACTAATTGAGTAGTTACAACTCTTCTTTTGGTGGATCTCTTCATGCATTTGGTATCCTACCTAGCAGTATATACTTAACCTTTATCATGGAAAAATGAAGCATATACTTAGGGTAATAGCGAAGATTTTGTTGCCGTTTAATTTAACtgaatatacttttttttttcttttcgttgTGCTGTGGCAGTTTGCTTGGATGGAACATTGCCTGGTTATCATTTTCACGCCaccaatttattatattatgaaagCAAAATCTATTACAACATCTCTTTTGTGGTCATCTTAATAATTGACTTATAGTATTTTGTTAAACTATTTCAAATAAgtttaatatgaaataaaatgccatttatattcaaactccATGTTGGATATATGCTGTTTTTAATCATGGAGTTTTGACAAGGTTTTTCACCAACCTGAGTAGGAATTTTTTGcgattaaattgaatttttaaaatcattttttaaattttctcttaatgatttgtttttcataaatattaaatttcactaaaaaaaacataccatttgacaataaattatattaaaaatatattatattttaaaaaagattatttcaatttactaaattacaatttttttacatttttaaatttaattttaattttttttctttttataaacatttttacaattatacaattatcattttatattacttttacaatGGGgagtattttggtaatcttcaatttctactcattaaataattttttttatcggtCACTTCTTAAGTCAAGTTCTAcattaattttcacaaactttacttccaaatcccaTTCTCATTCGTCTTCAAATCCACTAAAAATACAACAATCAATTTACCCTGAAATCCCTTCAAATTCATCTACTCACTCTTTCCCAACTTAATTTTCTAAAACGAACACACCCTAAGTTAAAACTCTTTatcttcatcttttattttcattaaatttaatgatTAAAGGTGAATTAATTGTTAGAACTGTAACGCTGTGTTCACATAAGTGGATAGCCCGAAGAGAAAATGCGAGGATGGATTTGCGAATTAAATCGTGTTCATTTGACGTGATATACGACAATGGAATTAGAATGATTTGCAAGATATAGTCGTTTCCATAATTTTGCTGATATACTAAGATGTGGGATGATTTATAGTAAAATATCATGTTTGTCCTTATTACTTTGTAAAATACCACCTTAAAAGTAACAAGGACAAATGACAGGATTCGATTCCAAAGTTTGGATAATCCATTACACCTCAAGCAGCAATACTGAATGTTATTGTATTCGATTCCCTTCTTGTGTATACAGTTCGCTTCATACATATTCAACGTTGTATTTGTGAAGGAGAGAAGTCCCACATCTAGTAAAACATTGTAAGGGACTTCCTCCTTTGGTTATAAAAGAGAGGTTAAGGTTCCCCTTTCCTTATCCCATCTTCTACTCTTCTTTCAATTTTCTCTTGCTTCCTTAAGCAATTGAGAAATTCTGAGTGTAAAGGAAGAGAGTGTTATAATTTCTTCCATTagtataaaattttcattttttgcctaattcatattttttcatctttattttagTTATGTGTGCTTGTGTTGTATAAATGATACCCAACAGTGTTAGGTTCTCTTGCTTGtatccacttcctctacttggTATTCGATTCCTCATTTGCAAGTTTGTGTGTATTCGCAGCGGCTATGGCAGTGGAGTCAAGGGAGGAGGAGCGGCATACAGTGCATGGCATAAGTGGTCGTGGAAGGGAGGAAGTAATCCTGCGGTGGCTGCGGAGGGGGAGGGTGGTTGGATTGGGGATGGTAATAGTAAGGGGGAGGTGTGAATGGAGGCAGGGGATTTTGGATGTAATTGTTTCTTCTTCTACTACTCCATGAGATACCCATGAGAGTATGAGAGTGGTTAAATTCAGAATCACAAACAATGAGATGATGATGAAATAGAGCTCATGAATGTGTGTTGTGCTGGAAATACATACAcgtaatatttacttttaaatgtctcatattatataaaatatataatattaaaaaaattatacagaactaaatttttaagaatagttttaaaatacattcattaataattaattttaattttttttctctatataaatatttttacatttaaatataatattaatcattatcattttatattacttttataattagaggtattttgataatctttaatttctatccattaaacaatttttttatctgtcacatcGGTCgaattttacactaattttcacaaactttacttctaaatccattttcatttacctccaaattcactcaaacaaacaacTATCAATtcaccctcaaatccattcactCGCTCTCCTCCAAATCAATCTTCTAAAGTGAACACAacctaattaagaaaaaatatcgttcttttttaaattatttttgaaattattattattattgctgttattatttttattattattatttatagcAGAGGAATGAGAACGGGTGCCGAAGCAGAGAAATGATTGTTACACTGCAAGATGGTTTCGTTCTAAGGaatttaattattacatttatacTTTATACTATTTACTAAgtgaaaattattatatgattttcaAACATGACAGTAAAATAATTACCTTTAATGACTGTAAAATATACCTTTATCCTATCGATGcatataaattaagttattttaaatcaGTTTTTCATTCAACTCTTGCCTCAGCAACTGATTAATTACAAGTggttaaaaatcaatttcatgaCTGATTAGTGTCACGTTTACGAGGCTTAAGGCTGTCCGTCAACGTATTAATTTCTTTACAAAAGGATATGTTTGCATTGGGATTCAAATCTCGGAAGCGTTTTTCAGTGTTACTAATAAATTAACTAATGTTGCATCTTTTTATTTCGCTCTTTTCAGCATTATTTCAGTCAAATagccttttaaaaaaaatgtaaatttaaagaCGTTTAttaaatgagtaaaattaaaaaagacgCAAGTTTTGGCAGTTTTAAAATTCAAGTTTTCTATTCTGATATATTGttctaagataaaaaaaatggtactttttatatttcaatttgaaaGTAACTTCCGAacttaaaatgttataaaattaccaaacaactttaatttaaatcaaCACCATGAATCCATCAACTAGGCAAACTTACTAGAAAAGTAAGAATAAAATACAAAGTAACTTGTTGCTAATGTCGGTGTTCATTTATCTGatacataataaatttagttaCAATTTACATCTATGTGCTGTTAACGCACTTCTTTTCTGACACTGTTTTCTGAGAGAAGAGTTAAAGTCAGTGCAACAAAACTTTCACTGACATACCATGAAAGGAATTGAGCATTTGAAGGCAAGTTCAAATAGTTATCTTGTGATTAGTGCGCTATCACCAATTCAAGTGTAGTATTGGTTTTGTATATTTCACATAGTAAAGTCAACTATGATTTGTAACTAGCAACCTTACAAGTTGGGTGTAATGTTATGTTATATATTCTCTTAAGTCGCCACCTGGTTGACTTGTTCATTTTCCTATCCAATCGAAACCTCTAGATTTGAAGTTTCACAAGTTGTACAATATCTGCAATTTGGTTTCTTATTATATCGCACATAAAGTTCAACCACCACAAACCAGACCGtagaattaaaaagaaagaccAAAAGCGCCGCTGCTTGTAAGCTTGTGTTGTTAGTGAAGGGAACCAAAACCAGTGGATTCCAtggtttttctttctcttactgttttgataattttaaaccTCGTAGATGACAATTCTTCTTCGTTGGTGCACTATATATATTCCACAGAAACCAACCCGTTTCTGcacattgaaaaagaaaagtgctTGTGTGTTCTGTGTAAGTCATTACTAATCAAAAAGTCAATCAAGCAAAGAAAATGGTTTCAACTACTGCTTGAAAAGTCATAAAGTGTAAAGGTATTTTCTTGCATATATACAACTGTACATGTTGcaacgtttttattttatttcttgctTTAGTTTTTACTGCGCAAATGGTCCAACTAAATATCCATTCATTGCTTTTCCAGAATGCATGCCTATACTAAGAGTTAGAGGAGTTTGATTCATCTATACTAGTTTAACGTGGCCATCAATGAAATTTAGCATGCATTACACAATAGATTACAAAATTTCTGTGTATCTTAGTTGTGATTTTCTTTCTCCACTTTCTTTTTCCCTAATTATGAGTCTTCCAAAGTGTTTTTGCCTCGTATGCTTGCCGGGTTGTTCCTGTTGAGCCATGCAACTATCAACTTTCTTCAATTGTGTTGCATGCATTGGTCTTATCTGCTTCTTCATAACACTCACAATATGACCCTTTTTTGTAACTTTTAGTGATTAAGTAGTATAAGAAATTACTTAAAAAGACTACCATCCCTAAAACAAGTGATGTGACTTCAAATTATAACCTTGattatgcatgaattgattAAAAATGCTGCATTGCAGCTGCGGTGGCATGGGAAGCCGGAAAACCACTGGTGATAGAGGAAATTGAGGTAGCTCCACCACAGGCTAATGAAGTTCGTCTGAAGATCTTGTTCACCTCACTCTGTCATACTGATGTCTACTTCTGGGAAGCCAAGGTAATCAATGGTTAATTTCTAAATAATAGTAGGATTCTAAGTATAACTGAACATATGTTGAAATTGTTAGATTGAATGTTTTACAGGGACAGACACCTCTATTTCCACGGATATTTGGTCATGAAGCAGGAGGGTATGCAGAATTTCCATTTGAAAAACAACAGCATCTTTCTTAAtctcaaatttgtttttgtgttttaaacTTTTTCGTTTCTTTGCTTTCAGAATCGTGGAAAGTGTTGGTGAGGGCGTGACAGATCTCAAGCCTGGTGATCACGTGCTTCCAGTGTTCACAGGGGAGTGCAAGGAGTGTGATCACTGCAAATCAGAGGAAAGTAACATGTGTGACCTCCTAAGGATTAACACTGACCGTGGAGTGATGCTAAATGATGGCAAGTCAAGGTTTTCAATCAATGGACAACCAATATACCACTTTGTTGGAACCTCCACTTTCAGTGAATACACTGTAGTCCATGTTGACTGTGTTGCCAAGATCAACCCCACTGCCCCACTAGGCAAAGTTTGTGTTCTGAGCTGTGGAATCTCAACAGGTTGGAATAACTACACTCTGCTCTTTTAGTCATTTGTAAACTTTCTCTTTCAATTAACTGTATCATTGGTTTTCTTATTGAAGGTCTTGGTGCTACATTGAATGTTGCAAAACCAAGAAAAGGTTCATCAGTAGCTATATTTGGATTGGGAGCTGTGGTTGCTGTGAGTTGCCTTGCCTCTTCCAAAATGAAAGGAACCTATGGTGCATCTATCTCTGCTTAGTAAATGTTTTTGCTTTTACATTTTCTGTAGACTTGCTGGTGCTTCCAGGATAATTGGGGTTGACTTGAATTCCAACAGATTCACTGAGGTGAGTGAAACAGATAGAAAACCTTGTACGTCCACACACATGCACTCACATTACACACGAACTTGGAAGACTTTCTTTGAACTCATGAAAGATGCTTATCATATTTCTAAAATCTCCTTTTAGCTTATTCTGATAAGCTTAATAGACTCACTTTTAATAAGAATTTGTTAAATATATGGTTAATTGATCAATTTCTCCAAACATTTTCATAAGCACCTGAATCAGCTTGCTATTGAGGACCCTGATACATCAAAAACTTCAAATAACTCTGCATTGATTGTGTTCTGAATGTGCTTGTTTGTCTACAGCTAAGAAGTTTGGAGTTACTGAGTTTGTGAATCCAAGAGATTATGACAAACCAGTTCAAGAGGTTTGTCACCTACTATTAACTGACCAGTCATGAAACTATACACATCTTTTACACTTACTTGAATCTCTTTAATGCATTTCAGGTGATTGTTGAAATGACTGACGGGGGAGTGGACCGAAGTGTTGAGTGTACTGGAAGTATCAATGCTATGATCTCAGCATTTGAATGTGTGCACGATGTAATGTTCCTCAAGCTTCTTCTCAAGTCATTTGATTTTTCCATTCTTTTAACTGCAGTGTATCAATGGATGTCTTCAAATACTAAGTCCTAAATTCTCATTCTGATTTCCTCAGTATAACTCTTTAGGGATGGGGTGTAGCTGTACTAGTTGGTGTGCCAAATAAAGATGATGCTTTCAGAACCCATCCAATCAATGTCCTTAACGAAAAGACGCTCAAGGGTACTTTCTTTGGCAACTATAAACCACGTTCTGATCTCCCAGAAGTGGTCGAGATGTACATAAAAAAGGTCAGTGAGTTACATCATCAATAAGATCACTGTTTGAATTTTACATGCATCCACACATTAGTTGAGATTCGAGATTGTAGAGGGTATTGCGTGAAAAGTAGCTTTCGTTGACTAAATTGTTGATTTAGACACTCAAAAATATGTATTGTCAATCTTTTCTCATAGCTTTTCAAAGaaacttccttttctttttcttctgataCTTCATGTCAACCTTTGACTGCTCCTGACTTAGAAATTGATCCTTTTCTTCTTTAGTCTTTCGAATGTGACAGGAACTTGAACTGGAGAAATTTATCACCCATGAAGTACCTTTCTCTGAAATCAACAAAGCCTTTGAATATATGCTCAAAGGGGAGGGCCTGCGTTGCATAATCCGCATGACTGCATAGAATTTATTCAAACAACTACTTTGAGTGGtggaaaacaaacaaataaattataattgagcATGTATTTAGCTGTGGTTATGGTAACGAAACAGTCTTCATAAGTTTGCTTTAAATTTCATGGGGAAGTTTAATACTTATGTAAATATCATGTTTATACAGAATAAACAAACTACCCATgtattgctgtatttttggaCAAGTATATAGTTTATACATTACAGTTCAGTGGGATTGAAGTTAATAATCATAAGTTGGAACAGTGTATTGAAAATCTCTAGAATCTTAATATTACCTAGTATGAGTTTATTACAGCTTTCTATGCTAAGAACAGTGCAGGGTTGGAAATTTAACTTTCAATAAAGTGGAGTCACTAAGCATAAAAGTTTTGTTACGTTTTACTTCTGTAAAAGGAACCCAATAATTGGAAGCTAAATCTGCAGTGGCAAAATCCACTATGTATTGCCAAAGCAGGAACATTTCAGACCATGCTTATATTGGTTTGAGAGTCTAATTTCTTGTTGGTTTATGACCCGTGACTCTGGGCTATAAAATGTTTGCTAGCAGACAACGATAACATTATGAGTAGCATACTTTCAACCTTCCAAATAAAGCCTTGAATCTATCAAGAGTATAGTAAATACAAGAAGAAAAAACCAACTCGTTTTGACAAGTTAAGACTATCCCCCAAAAAACTATACTTAAAAGCAGAAAATTATTTCATAGTAAAAGAGATTCTTTCATGAACAGGGCTTATCACGTGACACTTGATCAAACCGTGTACATCTGttttgttcaatatataaaatattgtgaCAATTTCAAATACCCTTACCCTTACAAACCAAAAGATTAAAGTAAAGTATTCATGTAATCATGAAAACACAAGA
This Vigna angularis cultivar LongXiaoDou No.4 chromosome 4, ASM1680809v1, whole genome shotgun sequence DNA region includes the following protein-coding sequences:
- the LOC128193356 gene encoding alcohol dehydrogenase 1-like, encoding MTDGGVDRSVECTGSINAMISAFECVHDGWGVAVLVGVPNKDDAFRTHPINVLNEKTLKGTFFGNYKPRSDLPEVVEMYIKKELELEKFITHEVPFSEINKAFEYMLKGEGLRCIIRMTA